The Claveliimonas bilis genome window below encodes:
- a CDS encoding aspartate/glutamate racemase family protein: MEERKERKILGVIGGMGPEATSYYYENVIAHTRAEKDQDHINMVILSHASIPDRTESIISGDSAHLIQILTEDARTLEKLGAANIAIPCNTSHYYYEQIQKAVSVPVINMVRESVAYAVEKIADVKRIGIMATDGTINSRIYHKECRKLGITPVKPSPERQRDVMSLIYDDIKSGKKGDRAKFDRVLSEFMRKGCDAVILACTELSVFKGKHEIPTLCLDAMDVLVRESIIRSGAQYQ; the protein is encoded by the coding sequence ATGGAAGAAAGAAAAGAAAGAAAAATCCTGGGCGTAATTGGAGGCATGGGACCTGAGGCGACCAGTTATTATTATGAAAATGTGATTGCTCACACCAGGGCGGAAAAGGATCAGGATCATATTAACATGGTGATCTTAAGCCATGCGTCCATTCCCGACCGTACGGAATCCATTATATCCGGCGACAGCGCCCATCTGATCCAGATTCTGACAGAGGATGCCCGTACGCTGGAAAAGCTGGGGGCGGCAAATATTGCTATCCCCTGCAATACGTCCCATTATTATTATGAGCAGATCCAAAAAGCGGTGTCTGTTCCGGTGATCAACATGGTGCGTGAGAGCGTGGCTTATGCAGTGGAAAAGATAGCTGATGTAAAGAGAATCGGTATTATGGCGACGGATGGAACTATTAATTCCCGGATTTACCATAAAGAATGCAGGAAGCTTGGTATTACTCCGGTAAAACCCTCTCCTGAGCGTCAGAGGGATGTGATGTCTCTTATTTATGACGATATCAAAAGCGGAAAAAAAGGGGACCGCGCCAAATTTGACCGTGTATTAAGCGAATTTATGAGAAAGGGATGTGACGCAGTCATACTGGCCTGTACAGAACTGTCTGTCTTTAAGGGAAAGCATGAGATTCCCACACTCTGTCTGGATGCGATGGATGTGCTGGTGAGAGAATCCATTATACGATCAGGCGCCCAGTACCAGTAG
- a CDS encoding ATP-grasp domain-containing protein: MECKEREFIPVLLGGDINTYSVARAFYEQYQVKSYVFGKYQTGPSYHSQITVYEGNPKIDTDDYFLERINRFANEHKDKKILLIGCGDSYVALASRHKKELASNVIAPYIDFDLMDSLQQKERFYQLCEKHGVDYPKTIIYRPDMGLDFPCEFSYPVIVKPSNSIAYWEHPFPTQNKIYKLDSRKEMEDVIRQIYEAGYDDALIIQDTIPGNDEYMRVLTSYSDRNGKVKMMCLGHVLLEEHTPHGLGNHAVIITEPNKELMGRVKNLLEDLHYVGFSNFDIKYDMRDGTYRFFEINTRQGRSNYYVTGSGFNVAKYFVEDYIYHRDLPYEEATEEHLWMTVPKGVAYKHIKDPAMIARMKKLVKEGRMVNPVFMRGDLRPMRFLRMLKTHLKQYSYFNKYYK; encoded by the coding sequence ATGGAATGCAAAGAAAGAGAGTTTATTCCCGTTCTTCTGGGAGGAGATATTAATACCTACAGTGTTGCAAGAGCATTTTATGAGCAGTACCAGGTGAAATCTTATGTATTTGGAAAATACCAGACCGGCCCCAGCTATCACAGCCAGATCACAGTGTACGAGGGAAATCCGAAAATTGATACGGATGATTATTTCCTTGAGCGTATCAACCGGTTTGCAAATGAGCATAAAGACAAAAAGATCCTGCTGATCGGCTGCGGAGACAGCTATGTGGCGCTGGCCAGCAGACATAAGAAAGAACTGGCTTCCAATGTGATCGCGCCTTATATTGACTTTGATCTGATGGACAGCCTGCAGCAGAAAGAACGTTTCTATCAGCTCTGTGAGAAACATGGAGTAGACTATCCGAAGACCATCATTTACAGGCCGGATATGGGGCTTGATTTCCCATGTGAATTTTCCTACCCGGTTATTGTAAAGCCATCCAACAGTATTGCTTACTGGGAACATCCGTTTCCGACGCAGAATAAGATCTATAAGCTGGATTCCAGAAAAGAGATGGAAGATGTGATCCGCCAGATCTATGAAGCAGGGTATGACGATGCGCTGATCATCCAGGATACCATACCCGGAAACGATGAATATATGAGAGTTCTCACTTCCTATTCTGACCGGAACGGAAAAGTAAAGATGATGTGCTTAGGCCATGTACTTTTAGAGGAGCATACTCCTCACGGCCTTGGAAACCATGCTGTCATTATTACAGAACCGAATAAAGAGCTGATGGGAAGAGTAAAGAATCTTCTGGAAGACCTGCACTATGTGGGATTTTCCAACTTTGATATTAAATATGATATGCGCGACGGCACATATCGCTTCTTTGAGATCAACACAAGGCAGGGCAGGAGCAACTACTATGTAACAGGCTCCGGGTTTAATGTGGCAAAATATTTTGTGGAGGATTACATTTATCACCGCGATCTTCCATATGAGGAGGCCACAGAGGAACATTTATGGATGACCGTTCCAAAGGGCGTGGCTTATAAACACATCAAAGACCCTGCAATGATCGCCAGAATGAAAAAGCTGGTAAAAGAAGGCAGGATGGTAAATCCGGTCTTTATGAGAGGGGACCTTCGTCCGATGCGCTTCCTTCGGATGCTCAAGACCCATTTGAAACAGTATTCCTATTTTAATAAATATTACAAATAA